From Ruminococcus sp. HUN007, a single genomic window includes:
- a CDS encoding dockerin type I repeat-containing protein yields the protein MKKTKIMPVMTAALLASSCVLPALDDIRAVNAQVTEDAVESLAREREEFFGELKRFDDSGYFEAAFSDYREIIGTGGSGYSDENFRGKCVPYIGKWNSRNYLLLTFPEAKDELTVTFKSCNDDARTEILRAVTAITGGTFDTYYVYSTGIVLADDITSEMFDKVKEVLKPYVDEGKITDIGFNGEKVKYKDYTFYFDRLCYNYNSFREKEDYDFASVAEFLKGKGENCRIIVSERDDDNKMYVVETEKDTPEERCRIGKLIFDEFGYEFSLGLERNAPLYDYRTENFIPEYYTTSPPEIPSPIAQDDNSWVPKHPSVHPAAPLASPTSYAQAAEPDYDSIVYGDLNGDDIADVTDLSYLSLYLIGDSDITDVNILEAADVQNDGTVNLSDLALFRQYLSKKVSFIGRTVGVTDITDKCTTVHTNGSHYTGDGFMVSSMKDYQEYMASDEHQPDQMKEKGLEVSEEFFKDHRLAVMIDKSLGCNGVKYTLTSVKESENGDVHLYYDRFFPSMQTEIAGTIHYITVVPDNPQNGSRTYVHYNDIHEHTNLTGSCRLISTTSVEHTSDIVTEQLSGIVSSMDEFNEKITSKGIKPTGAIERFGISEDFFKDNSLVYFTAFEGCLGPAYRISNLDIDYKKNLKLTVERYEVTGFDMASPSQEENWFLAAAVPKTVLDPAAVESFSAEIRNSDRVYSLYSDLNTTALVSNSETEFVFEDNFKDLIFTDSWFEMINESLKGRYSHLKDEFITEDFFDDNALLVINQPAEKTNIKYSILNLSVNNDGTLEVLIGRFVNAEEKAEDSNREWHLAAAIPKDKLVLDKNAGIKITYHTQQALLGSFS from the coding sequence ATGAAAAAAACGAAAATAATGCCGGTTATGACCGCTGCTCTGCTGGCATCTTCATGTGTGCTTCCGGCTTTGGATGATATACGTGCAGTTAATGCCCAGGTTACTGAAGATGCAGTGGAGTCACTTGCACGGGAACGTGAGGAATTTTTCGGTGAACTTAAAAGATTTGATGACAGCGGATATTTTGAGGCGGCGTTCAGTGACTATCGTGAGATCATCGGTACGGGTGGTTCCGGTTACAGCGATGAAAATTTCAGAGGAAAATGTGTTCCGTATATCGGCAAATGGAACAGCAGAAACTATCTTCTTCTGACTTTTCCGGAAGCAAAAGATGAACTGACTGTTACCTTCAAAAGCTGCAACGACGATGCAAGAACGGAGATCCTCAGGGCTGTCACTGCTATCACAGGCGGTACATTTGATACGTATTACGTGTATTCAACCGGGATCGTGCTTGCGGATGATATCACATCTGAGATGTTTGACAAGGTAAAGGAAGTACTCAAGCCGTATGTTGATGAGGGTAAGATAACGGATATCGGCTTTAACGGCGAAAAAGTAAAGTATAAGGATTACACCTTTTATTTTGACAGGCTCTGTTACAACTATAATTCTTTTAGAGAAAAGGAAGACTATGATTTTGCGTCAGTTGCGGAATTTCTTAAGGGAAAGGGCGAGAACTGCCGTATCATAGTCAGTGAAAGAGACGACGATAATAAAATGTACGTTGTTGAAACGGAAAAGGATACGCCGGAGGAAAGATGCCGCATAGGAAAGCTTATTTTTGATGAGTTCGGATATGAGTTTTCACTCGGCCTTGAAAGAAATGCTCCTCTTTACGATTACAGGACGGAAAATTTCATTCCGGAGTATTACACCACATCACCGCCTGAGATCCCGAGTCCGATAGCGCAGGACGATAATTCATGGGTTCCGAAACATCCGTCTGTACATCCGGCAGCTCCGCTGGCTTCACCGACCAGCTATGCACAGGCAGCAGAGCCGGACTATGACAGTATCGTTTACGGTGATCTGAACGGCGACGACATAGCTGACGTTACGGACCTGTCGTATCTTTCACTGTATCTTATCGGTGACAGTGACATTACAGATGTAAATATTCTTGAAGCCGCAGATGTTCAGAATGACGGCACAGTGAATTTAAGCGATCTGGCACTTTTCAGACAGTACCTTTCAAAGAAGGTAAGTTTCATCGGCAGAACAGTCGGTGTGACCGATATTACAGATAAGTGTACGACAGTGCACACGAATGGCAGCCACTATACTGGTGACGGTTTCATGGTATCTTCAATGAAGGACTATCAGGAATATATGGCTTCAGATGAGCATCAGCCTGATCAGATGAAAGAAAAGGGGCTGGAAGTCAGTGAGGAATTCTTCAAGGATCACAGACTTGCTGTCATGATCGACAAATCACTCGGATGCAACGGCGTGAAATATACTCTTACTTCCGTGAAGGAAAGTGAAAACGGGGACGTTCATCTTTATTACGACAGATTTTTCCCGTCGATGCAGACAGAGATAGCCGGTACCATACATTACATTACCGTTGTTCCGGATAATCCGCAGAACGGAAGCAGAACGTATGTGCATTACAATGATATACATGAGCATACAAATCTGACAGGAAGCTGCAGACTTATTAGTACAACTTCAGTAGAGCATACTTCAGATATTGTGACTGAACAGCTTTCAGGAATAGTATCTTCCATGGATGAGTTTAATGAGAAGATAACCTCAAAAGGTATAAAGCCGACCGGCGCCATCGAGAGATTCGGTATTTCAGAAGATTTCTTTAAAGACAATTCACTGGTTTACTTTACAGCATTTGAGGGCTGTCTCGGACCGGCATACCGTATTTCGAATCTGGACATCGATTATAAGAAGAATCTTAAACTCACAGTTGAACGTTATGAGGTAACAGGATTTGATATGGCCTCACCTTCACAGGAAGAAAACTGGTTCCTCGCAGCGGCAGTTCCGAAAACAGTACTTGATCCGGCAGCGGTTGAATCGTTCAGTGCTGAGATCAGAAACAGCGACAGAGTATATTCACTTTACAGTGATCTGAACACGACAGCACTTGTTTCGAATTCAGAAACGGAATTTGTTTTTGAAGATAACTTTAAAGATCTTATCTTTACTGACAGCTGGTTTGAAATGATCAATGAATCACTGAAAGGCAGATACAGTCATCTGAAAGATGAATTCATAACAGAAGATTTCTTTGATGACAATGCACTGCTTGTAATAAATCAGCCGGCTGAAAAAACAAACATAAAGTACAGCATTCTGAACCTTTCAGTTAATAATGACGGTACACTTGAAGTGCTTATAGGAAGATTTGTCAATGCAGAAGAAAAAGCTGAAGACAGTAACCGTGAGTGGCATCTGGCAGCTGCCATTCCGAAAGATAAACTTGTTCTTGATAAAAATGCAGGTATAAAGATCACTTATCATACGCAGCAGGCACTTCTCGGCTCATTCTCGTAA
- a CDS encoding endo-1,4-beta-xylanase codes for MNNSKRIIAGIASLAMLAGVVAAFPVQPEKVSAEDDVIFSADFEDGKEDGFSRRGEDETVEVVSEGAHGGDNCLSISTRKESWNGPQVALDDVIEAGTQYIVTAYAKTPYYSKLTLSMQFDDAEGTTHYDNVLPQDCKDGDWLKYEAKVSFPAGSTNKFLYFEAADANCTIFVDDFKISNVPDVAIEDLTSLRAYYADYFKIGTALTPSDLASKPFMKLVDKHFSGSITVGNELKPDYVLNNKATLAYMEENGDDENPQVSLASAKPVLDYCVKNNIPLRAHTLVWHSQTPEWFFKENYDAKGEYVSKEKMLKRMENYIKNVFAALAKEYPTLNIYACDVVNEAWLEDGTPRKPGHPSESNQWGASDWVAVFGDNSFIDYAFEYARKYAPKGCKLYYNDYNEYMDKKKQIVEMATRLKEKGVIDGIGMQAHLDCRQSMDAAFPSPQMFEQAVKEYVATGLDVQITELDVTVPEKSGDQYFEHQAKYYDAIMNVAEKYKDNISAVIFWGVTDDNSWRASQNPLIFDSEFKAKPAYYSIIEGLTPGEIPTNAPVPTQTAPSESPSPTVKPTESASPTVKPTETASPTVKPTETALPTVKPTESATPAVTPTEKTVAYGDIDLSGTIDVTDLTQLSLYLLKDVKLSEDEKKCADVNADGNIDLTDLATLRQFISKKISKLGA; via the coding sequence ATGAACAATTCAAAAAGAATCATAGCAGGTATTGCAAGCCTTGCAATGCTCGCAGGTGTAGTTGCTGCATTCCCTGTACAGCCTGAAAAGGTAAGCGCTGAAGATGACGTAATTTTCTCAGCAGACTTCGAAGACGGCAAGGAAGACGGATTTTCAAGAAGAGGCGAGGACGAAACAGTTGAAGTTGTAAGCGAAGGTGCTCACGGCGGAGACAACTGCCTCAGCATAAGCACAAGAAAAGAATCCTGGAACGGTCCTCAGGTTGCACTTGATGACGTTATCGAGGCTGGTACACAGTACATCGTAACTGCTTACGCAAAGACACCTTACTACAGCAAGCTTACACTCAGCATGCAGTTCGATGATGCTGAAGGCACTACACACTATGACAACGTTCTTCCTCAGGACTGCAAGGACGGAGACTGGCTCAAGTATGAAGCAAAGGTAAGCTTCCCTGCAGGTTCAACAAACAAGTTCCTCTATTTTGAAGCAGCAGATGCAAACTGCACTATCTTCGTTGATGACTTCAAGATCTCAAACGTTCCTGACGTTGCAATTGAAGATCTCACTTCACTCAGAGCTTATTACGCTGACTACTTCAAGATCGGTACAGCTCTCACACCAAGCGATCTCGCTTCAAAGCCTTTCATGAAGCTTGTTGACAAGCACTTCAGCGGAAGCATCACAGTCGGCAACGAACTCAAGCCTGACTATGTGCTTAACAACAAGGCTACTTTAGCTTATATGGAAGAGAACGGCGACGATGAAAACCCGCAGGTTTCCCTCGCATCAGCAAAGCCGGTTCTTGACTACTGCGTAAAGAACAACATTCCGTTAAGAGCGCACACACTCGTATGGCACAGCCAGACTCCTGAATGGTTCTTCAAGGAGAATTACGATGCAAAGGGCGAGTACGTTTCAAAGGAAAAGATGCTCAAGCGTATGGAGAACTACATCAAGAACGTTTTCGCCGCACTTGCAAAGGAATATCCTACACTTAACATATATGCATGTGACGTAGTAAACGAAGCATGGCTTGAAGACGGTACACCTCGTAAGCCTGGTCATCCTTCTGAAAGCAACCAGTGGGGCGCTTCTGACTGGGTAGCAGTATTCGGTGACAACTCATTCATCGACTATGCATTCGAATATGCAAGAAAGTATGCTCCTAAGGGATGCAAGCTCTACTACAACGACTACAACGAATACATGGACAAGAAGAAGCAGATCGTTGAAATGGCTACACGTCTCAAGGAAAAGGGCGTTATCGACGGTATCGGTATGCAGGCTCACCTTGACTGCAGACAGAGCATGGATGCTGCATTCCCTTCACCTCAGATGTTCGAACAGGCTGTTAAGGAATATGTTGCTACAGGTCTTGACGTTCAGATCACAGAGCTTGACGTAACAGTTCCTGAAAAGTCAGGTGACCAGTATTTCGAGCACCAGGCTAAGTACTACGATGCTATTATGAACGTAGCTGAAAAGTACAAGGACAACATTTCAGCAGTAATATTCTGGGGCGTAACAGACGACAACAGCTGGAGAGCTTCTCAGAATCCGCTTATTTTCGACTCTGAATTCAAGGCAAAACCAGCTTACTATTCAATTATCGAAGGACTTACACCGGGCGAGATCCCGACAAATGCTCCTGTTCCGACACAGACAGCTCCTTCAGAATCACCGTCACCGACTGTAAAGCCGACTGAATCAGCTTCACCAACTGTTAAGCCGACTGAAACAGCTTCACCTACAGTAAAGCCAACTGAAACAGCTTTACCAACAGTAAAACCAACTGAGTCAGCAACACCTGCAGTTACACCCACAGAAAAAACAGTGGCTTACGGGGACATTGATCTTAGCGGCACTATTGACGTTACTGATCTTACTCAGCTCTCGCTCTACCTCCTCAAAGATGTAAAATTAAGCGAAGATGAGAAGAAGTGTGCAGACGTAAACGCTGACGGAAACATTGATCTTACTGACCTTGCTACTCTCAGACAGTTTATCTCAAAGAAGATAAGCAAACTCGGTGCCTGA
- a CDS encoding CotH kinase family protein — MKRTIAGLGALLMAASMSVTVLALAKGDANGDGAISSKDITRVGKILMGTKEPEGEETAACDVNGDGKINLVDYILEKELVMKELGSEVVTGVPEFSAESGFYNSSFDLTLSAGVGSKIYYTTDGTDPTTSSQLYSSPIKITNRSNEPNLYASGYAVSNDKYTPPAVTKGTVVKAIAVDKDGNVSDIVSQSYFTGIDINQQYGGFPIVNITISPDDFFDYEKGIYVQGKIYDEFVKSGKQNPMQSWLDEANYTQRGKEWERKVYFELFENDGKLAHSQYLGARISGNATRSSIVKSLKFYSRDEYGKKNVKYDLIPGNTMQLDRTTPIDKYNKFRIRNGGNDLGHAQFRDNYIQSLVSDLSFDTQASRPCIMFINGEYFGVYTLQEEYDDAYLENNYNIDKKNVMIIECGKEVGEGEESDLAYYEELINFAKNNDLSVDSNYQKINQMIDMQNFIEYWCTQIFIANQDWMNNDNNYRTWRSRTTSDQPYEDGKWRWMLYDTEYSTSLYSMGGGTYTEDSLKVAMYGNQMGGFGNWNFGGDWGGGNWNAGQMAFAPGDEQQQDPGQQNPGQQNPLGQQNPGGQQQNPWGQQNPGGQWPGQQNPGQQWPGQQNPGQQTAQEPKDHTVLFYKLLQNADFKQRFVNTFCTIMNSNLSADNMLSQLEYFTNMYQPVMAEMQKRVSSSNNFTSEVNNIKTFIQNRHKNVYNFLKTDLELTGETASVDLAVNDAKGGKLLVEGVAVNPNSGKWSGTFFTDYKVTVKAVPAEGYTFSGWTGATGSGDSITVTPGQASGITANFTKK, encoded by the coding sequence TTGAAAAGAACAATTGCGGGACTTGGAGCTCTTCTCATGGCAGCTTCAATGTCAGTGACCGTACTGGCACTTGCTAAGGGCGATGCCAACGGAGACGGCGCTATTTCGTCCAAGGATATTACCAGGGTCGGTAAGATACTTATGGGCACAAAGGAACCGGAAGGCGAAGAAACAGCTGCCTGTGATGTAAACGGCGACGGAAAGATAAATCTTGTTGACTACATCCTTGAAAAGGAACTCGTAATGAAGGAACTCGGCTCAGAGGTCGTAACAGGTGTGCCTGAGTTTTCTGCTGAAAGCGGTTTCTATAACAGCAGCTTCGATCTTACATTATCAGCAGGTGTAGGTTCAAAGATCTACTACACAACTGACGGAACAGATCCGACAACTTCATCACAGCTTTACAGCTCACCTATAAAGATCACGAACAGGTCGAATGAGCCTAATCTTTATGCTTCAGGATACGCTGTATCAAACGACAAATACACACCGCCTGCAGTTACAAAGGGTACTGTTGTAAAGGCTATTGCGGTTGACAAGGACGGCAATGTAAGTGATATCGTAAGCCAGTCATACTTTACAGGTATCGACATCAACCAGCAGTACGGCGGCTTCCCGATAGTGAACATCACAATCAGCCCTGACGACTTCTTCGACTACGAGAAGGGCATCTACGTACAGGGTAAGATCTATGATGAGTTTGTAAAGTCAGGTAAGCAGAATCCGATGCAGTCATGGCTTGACGAAGCTAACTACACACAGCGCGGCAAGGAATGGGAGAGAAAGGTTTACTTCGAACTCTTCGAAAATGACGGCAAACTTGCTCACAGCCAGTACCTCGGCGCAAGAATTTCAGGTAATGCAACACGTTCATCCATCGTAAAGAGCCTTAAGTTCTACTCACGCGATGAATACGGCAAGAAGAACGTCAAGTACGATCTCATACCGGGCAACACAATGCAGCTTGACCGTACAACACCTATCGACAAGTACAACAAGTTCCGTATAAGAAACGGCGGTAACGATCTCGGACACGCACAGTTCCGTGACAACTACATCCAGAGCCTTGTTTCAGATCTTTCATTCGACACACAGGCTTCACGTCCGTGCATAATGTTCATCAACGGCGAATACTTCGGTGTTTACACACTTCAGGAAGAATACGACGATGCATATCTTGAAAACAACTACAATATCGACAAAAAGAATGTCATGATCATTGAGTGTGGCAAGGAAGTAGGCGAGGGCGAAGAATCAGATCTTGCATACTATGAAGAACTTATCAATTTTGCAAAGAACAATGATCTTTCAGTTGATTCGAACTACCAGAAGATCAATCAGATGATCGACATGCAGAACTTCATCGAATACTGGTGCACACAGATATTCATCGCAAACCAGGACTGGATGAACAACGACAACAACTACAGAACATGGCGTTCAAGAACCACATCTGACCAGCCTTACGAGGACGGCAAGTGGAGATGGATGCTCTATGATACAGAATACTCAACAAGCCTCTACAGCATGGGCGGCGGCACATACACAGAAGATTCACTTAAGGTCGCTATGTACGGCAATCAGATGGGCGGCTTCGGTAACTGGAACTTCGGCGGCGACTGGGGCGGCGGTAACTGGAACGCAGGTCAGATGGCATTTGCTCCGGGCGATGAACAGCAGCAGGATCCGGGACAGCAGAATCCGGGCCAGCAGAACCCTTTGGGTCAGCAGAATCCGGGCGGACAGCAGCAGAATCCATGGGGTCAGCAGAACCCAGGCGGACAGTGGCCTGGTCAGCAGAACCCGGGACAGCAGTGGCCGGGCCAGCAGAATCCGGGTCAGCAGACAGCTCAGGAACCAAAGGATCACACAGTTCTCTTCTACAAGCTCCTCCAGAACGCTGATTTCAAGCAGAGATTTGTAAATACATTCTGCACTATCATGAACAGCAATCTCAGTGCTGATAATATGCTTTCACAGCTTGAATACTTCACAAATATGTATCAGCCTGTAATGGCAGAAATGCAGAAGAGAGTAAGCAGCTCAAACAACTTCACAAGCGAAGTAAACAATATCAAGACATTCATTCAGAACAGACACAAGAATGTTTATAATTTCCTTAAGACCGACCTCGAACTCACAGGCGAGACAGCTTCAGTTGATCTTGCAGTAAACGATGCAAAGGGCGGCAAGCTTCTCGTTGAAGGCGTTGCAGTAAATCCAAACAGCGGCAAGTGGAGCGGTACATTCTTCACTGACTACAAGGTAACTGTAAAGGCTGTACCGGCTGAAGGATACACATTCTCAGGCTGGACAGGTGCAACCGGCAGCGGTGATTCAATAACAGTAACACCAGGTCAGGCATCAGGTATTACAGCAAACTTTACAAAGAAATAA
- a CDS encoding DUF1893 domain-containing protein — protein sequence MTDIETAIRELEGHSICLCRGGEFFTDDGRGISPMMRFISEVRDLSGYSAADVIVGKAAAMLFVKAGIVSVHGRVMSESGKAFLETHGIPCSYDVLTDRIINRKGTDICPMEKTVADIDDPETAYTALAKKIAELRAGSV from the coding sequence ATGACTGATATCGAAACAGCGATAAGAGAACTGGAAGGACATTCAATATGTCTTTGTCGCGGCGGTGAATTCTTTACCGATGACGGCAGAGGTATCTCTCCGATGATGAGGTTTATTTCAGAAGTCAGAGACTTAAGCGGATATTCCGCGGCAGATGTGATCGTCGGCAAGGCGGCAGCGATGCTGTTTGTAAAGGCCGGTATTGTCAGTGTTCACGGTAGAGTAATGTCTGAAAGCGGGAAAGCTTTTCTTGAAACCCACGGTATCCCGTGTAGCTATGACGTTCTGACTGACAGAATAATTAACCGTAAAGGAACAGATATCTGTCCGATGGAGAAAACTGTGGCGGATATCGATGATCCGGAAACAGCATATACAGCACTTGCGAAGAAAATCGCGGAACTCCGTGCCGGATCTGTATAA
- a CDS encoding tRNA-dihydrouridine synthase, with translation MKKFSEVYLKKLHIGNITADSNVLMAPLAGYTSYPFRRMCRKLGAGLAFTEMVSANGLKYNDRATAKLLYTDEAETLKAVQLLGSVPSAFEYACKGEYTADYDIVDINMGCPVPNIIKSGEGCALTRDLPLASEIIEACKRSGKVVTVKFRPGMNRKNIVVSEFAKMCEASGADMITVHGRTRDMMYDGEPLYECIEAAKNAVNIPVIANGGIYSEEDAVKMMDRTGADGVMIARYGMENPMIFSELTGKETGETKYSLMMEQINIAQSCFDETAAMDYIRKLASYFMKKIPGTKALKQEMYMCGNMQELRNVTEKIFGETEKQDA, from the coding sequence ATGAAAAAATTCAGTGAAGTGTATCTTAAGAAGCTTCATATAGGAAATATAACTGCAGACTCCAACGTACTTATGGCTCCGCTTGCCGGATATACAAGCTATCCTTTCCGAAGAATGTGCAGAAAACTCGGTGCAGGCCTTGCATTTACCGAAATGGTCAGTGCGAACGGGCTGAAATACAATGACAGGGCGACTGCCAAACTGCTCTATACGGACGAAGCCGAGACACTTAAAGCGGTTCAGCTTCTCGGTTCGGTGCCATCTGCATTTGAATATGCCTGCAAAGGAGAGTATACAGCTGATTACGATATAGTTGATATCAACATGGGCTGCCCTGTGCCTAATATCATCAAGAGTGGGGAAGGCTGTGCCCTGACCCGTGACCTTCCTCTGGCTTCAGAAATAATCGAAGCTTGCAAAAGAAGCGGCAAGGTCGTGACTGTCAAATTCAGACCCGGCATGAACCGGAAAAACATAGTTGTTTCTGAATTCGCGAAGATGTGTGAGGCTTCAGGGGCTGATATGATAACTGTCCACGGCCGCACGAGAGATATGATGTACGACGGAGAACCACTGTACGAATGCATAGAGGCAGCGAAAAATGCAGTGAATATACCGGTGATAGCAAACGGCGGTATTTATTCGGAGGAAGATGCCGTGAAAATGATGGACAGAACAGGCGCTGACGGAGTGATGATAGCACGTTACGGAATGGAAAATCCCATGATTTTTTCTGAACTTACCGGAAAAGAGACCGGAGAAACAAAATATTCACTCATGATGGAACAGATAAACATAGCACAGTCATGCTTTGATGAAACGGCGGCCATGGACTATATAAGAAAACTGGCATCGTACTTTATGAAAAAAATACCGGGTACCAAGGCTCTGAAGCAGGAAATGTACATGTGCGGAAATATGCAGGAATTAAGGAACGTTACAGAAAAGATATTCGGAGAAACGGAGAAACAGGATGCATGA